A genomic segment from uncultured Marinifilum sp. encodes:
- the mgrA gene encoding L-glyceraldehyde 3-phosphate reductase, whose product MYIASKDRYEHMPYRRCGQSGLLLPAISLGLWHNFGHVDLFYEFKQIICHAFDRGVTHFDLANNYGPPPGSAEENFGKILKENIKQYRDEIIISTKAGYTMWPGPYGDWGSRKYLISSLNQSLKRMGLDYVDIFYSHRPDPNTPIEETMSALDQIVRQGKALYVGISNYNAEQTQEAAKILNELGTPCLIHQPRYSMFDRWVENGLLDTIEKNGIGSIAFSPLAQGMLTNKYLKGIPEGSRAAKSHGFLQKEQLTDKVIEKVKALNNIAEKREQSLAQMAIAWLLKDDRVTSVLVGASSVQQLDQNLDSVNNLNFEISELNEIEAVLKS is encoded by the coding sequence ATGTATATAGCATCAAAAGATAGATACGAGCACATGCCATATCGCCGTTGCGGACAAAGTGGTTTATTACTACCAGCAATATCCTTAGGATTATGGCACAATTTCGGGCATGTTGATCTGTTTTATGAATTCAAACAAATCATTTGTCATGCCTTCGACCGAGGAGTTACACATTTCGACTTGGCCAATAATTATGGGCCACCACCGGGATCTGCCGAAGAAAACTTTGGCAAGATATTAAAAGAGAACATTAAGCAATATCGCGACGAAATAATTATCTCTACAAAAGCAGGATACACTATGTGGCCGGGTCCGTATGGTGATTGGGGATCAAGAAAATATTTAATTTCCAGTTTAAATCAGAGTTTGAAAAGAATGGGCCTCGATTATGTAGATATTTTCTACTCTCACCGCCCCGATCCTAATACACCAATTGAAGAAACCATGTCGGCACTGGATCAAATCGTACGTCAGGGTAAAGCTTTATATGTAGGAATATCTAATTATAACGCTGAACAAACCCAGGAGGCAGCCAAAATATTAAACGAGCTTGGAACTCCATGCCTCATTCACCAACCTCGATATTCTATGTTCGATCGTTGGGTAGAAAATGGGCTACTCGATACAATAGAGAAAAATGGAATAGGCTCTATTGCTTTTTCTCCATTAGCACAGGGAATGCTTACCAACAAATACCTTAAAGGAATTCCTGAAGGTTCACGAGCTGCTAAATCGCACGGCTTTTTACAAAAAGAACAACTTACCGATAAAGTAATTGAAAAAGTAAAAGCATTGAATAATATTGCCGAAAAACGCGAACAAAGTTTGGCACAAATGGCAATTGCCTGGCTATTAAAAGATGATCGTGTTACTTCTGTCTTAGTAGGTGCTAGCTCTGTTCAACAATTAGATCAGAATTTAGACAGCGTAAACAATTTAAATTTTGAAATAAGTGAGTTGAACGAAATTGAAGCTGTATTAAAATCATAA